Proteins found in one Hoplias malabaricus isolate fHopMal1 chromosome 17, fHopMal1.hap1, whole genome shotgun sequence genomic segment:
- the il2rgb gene encoding interleukin 2 receptor, gamma b isoform X2, translated as MEWITDEGYALQLQQFEKGQFYKECPQYLQEQGHIVGCQIPLRNTEHFNYFSTKLSVDGRYSVSKNYSNLIKRVKLNTPYNLSLEWTPTSDLCLQWVNSYKKLRCMEFKVRYQRDSDPLQSYSVQSSTVYCIPLASKVVNYTFQVKSRIGQYCGTSDIWSEWSEPVQWGNSSEPLSLFSWQLCISISGCILLIVLGGLLCYCERVRILPVFPDPSKNLQDLFQKHNGNVESWVYVSRELKEAFEPDYTESSCLVYESTPTLKAIECDGPSQQQPSS; from the exons ATGGAATGGATTACTGATGAAGGATACGCATTACAACTTCAGCA ATTTGAGAAAGGGCAGTTCTATAAAGAATGTCCACAATACCTGCAGGAGCAGGGTCACATTGTGGGCTGTCAGATTCCGCTAAGAAACACGGAgcactttaattatttttctacaAAACTGTCTGTGGATGGAAGATATTCAGTCTCAAAAAATTATTCAAATCTTATAAAGAGAG TGAAGCTCAACACTCCTTATAACCTCTCTCTGGAATGGACCCCTACAAGTGACCTGTGCCTGCAGTGGGTGAACAGTTACAAAAAGCTGCGTTGCATGGAGTTTAAAGTCCGCTATCAGAGAGATTCTGACCCAttgcag TCCTACTCCGTACAGAGTTCTACAGTGTACTGTATACCACTTGCCTCCAAAGTAGTTAACTATACATTCCAAGTAAAGAGCAGGATTGGACAATACTGTGGTACTTCAGATATTTGGAGTGAGTGGAGTGAACCAGTGCAGTGGG GAAATTCCAGTGAACCATTGTCTCTGTTTTCGTGGCAGCTGTGCATTTCTATCTCGGGATGCATACTCCTGATCGTCCTGGGTGGGTTGTTGTGCTATTGTGAAAG GGTGCGTATACTTCCTGTCTTCCCTGACCCTAGCAAGAACCTGCAGGATTTGTTCCAGAAACATAATGGAAATGTTGAG AGCTGGGTTTATGTCTCCAGAGAGCTGAAGGAGGCATTTGAGCCAGACTACACAGAGTCTTCTTGTTTGGTGTATGAGTCCACTCCCACTCTTAAAGCAATAGAGTGTGATGGGCCCTCACAACAACAGCCATCTTCTTAA
- the zgc:92907 gene encoding UDP-N-acetylglucosamine transferase subunit ALG13 isoform X2 produces MDNHQLELAKQLQADSHLLYCTCSTLPQTLRNMDLTALLPFQPGQPQKFARFMDKAVGLV; encoded by the exons ATGGATAATCATCAGCTTGAACTCGCCAAACAACTGCAGGCAGATTCGCATCTTCTGTACTGCACCTGCAG TACTTTACCTCAAACACTGAGGAACATGGACCTGACTGCTCTGCTGCCCTTCCAGCCTGGTCAGCCTCAGAAATTTGCCAGGTTTATGGACAAAGCTGTTGGACTTGTATGA
- the zgc:92907 gene encoding UDP-N-acetylglucosamine transferase subunit ALG13 isoform X1 produces MKTVFVTVGTTCFDDLISTMISADVVKALLDRGYTDVILQIGRGLFVPEPQSCPGLRFEVFRFKESIAENLQSADLVISHAGAGSCLEALGAEKHLLVVVNDKLMDNHQLELAKQLQADSHLLYCTCSTLPQTLRNMDLTALLPFQPGQPQKFARFMDKAVGLV; encoded by the exons atgaaaacagtgTTTGTCACAGTCGGAACAACCTGCTTTGATGATTTAATCTCCACTATGATTTCAGCTGACGTTGTAAAG GCCTTATTGGACCGAGGATACACAGACGTAATTCTGCAGATTGGTCGAGGTTTATTTGTCCCAGAACCGCAGAGTTGTCCCGGATTGAGGTTCGAGGTTTTCCGTTTTAAAGAGTCCATTGCTGAGAACTTGCAGTCAGCTGACCTGGTTATTAGTCACGCAG GAGCAGGAAGCTGCTTGGAAGCCCTTGGAGCTGAAAAACATCTCCTTGTTGTGGTTAATGACAAGTTAATGGATAATCATCAGCTTGAACTCGCCAAACAACTGCAGGCAGATTCGCATCTTCTGTACTGCACCTGCAG TACTTTACCTCAAACACTGAGGAACATGGACCTGACTGCTCTGCTGCCCTTCCAGCCTGGTCAGCCTCAGAAATTTGCCAGGTTTATGGACAAAGCTGTTGGACTTGTATGA
- the il2rgb gene encoding interleukin 2 receptor, gamma b isoform X1, with the protein MANVLRSEVLYGVLLLFFFQGCWSRIQPPSSGNCSSEDCALDISCMVIDMEYVNCRWNGLLMKDTHYNFSSAFEKGQFYKECPQYLQEQGHIVGCQIPLRNTEHFNYFSTKLSVDGRYSVSKNYSNLIKRVKLNTPYNLSLEWTPTSDLCLQWVNSYKKLRCMEFKVRYQRDSDPLQSYSVQSSTVYCIPLASKVVNYTFQVKSRIGQYCGTSDIWSEWSEPVQWGNSSEPLSLFSWQLCISISGCILLIVLGGLLCYCERVRILPVFPDPSKNLQDLFQKHNGNVESWVYVSRELKEAFEPDYTESSCLVYESTPTLKAIECDGPSQQQPSS; encoded by the exons ATGGCTAATGTTCTGAGATCAGAGGTTCTCTATGGAGTTCTTTTACTCTTCTTTTTTCAGGGTTGTTGGTCCAGAATTCAGCCCCCTTCAA GTGGGAATTGTAGCAGTGAAGATTGTGCTTTAGACATCAGTTGCATGGTCATCGACATGGAGTATGTAAACTGCAGATGGAATGGATTACTGATGAAGGATACGCATTACAACTTCAGCAGTGC ATTTGAGAAAGGGCAGTTCTATAAAGAATGTCCACAATACCTGCAGGAGCAGGGTCACATTGTGGGCTGTCAGATTCCGCTAAGAAACACGGAgcactttaattatttttctacaAAACTGTCTGTGGATGGAAGATATTCAGTCTCAAAAAATTATTCAAATCTTATAAAGAGAG TGAAGCTCAACACTCCTTATAACCTCTCTCTGGAATGGACCCCTACAAGTGACCTGTGCCTGCAGTGGGTGAACAGTTACAAAAAGCTGCGTTGCATGGAGTTTAAAGTCCGCTATCAGAGAGATTCTGACCCAttgcag TCCTACTCCGTACAGAGTTCTACAGTGTACTGTATACCACTTGCCTCCAAAGTAGTTAACTATACATTCCAAGTAAAGAGCAGGATTGGACAATACTGTGGTACTTCAGATATTTGGAGTGAGTGGAGTGAACCAGTGCAGTGGG GAAATTCCAGTGAACCATTGTCTCTGTTTTCGTGGCAGCTGTGCATTTCTATCTCGGGATGCATACTCCTGATCGTCCTGGGTGGGTTGTTGTGCTATTGTGAAAG GGTGCGTATACTTCCTGTCTTCCCTGACCCTAGCAAGAACCTGCAGGATTTGTTCCAGAAACATAATGGAAATGTTGAG AGCTGGGTTTATGTCTCCAGAGAGCTGAAGGAGGCATTTGAGCCAGACTACACAGAGTCTTCTTGTTTGGTGTATGAGTCCACTCCCACTCTTAAAGCAATAGAGTGTGATGGGCCCTCACAACAACAGCCATCTTCTTAA